One Oxalobacteraceae sp. CFBP 8761 DNA segment encodes these proteins:
- a CDS encoding TonB-dependent receptor, which translates to MKLKKLAQLIALMGAVAPAAMPLVAQAQTDTSMQRVEITGSSIKRIAKEGALPVEIISRKQIEDQGIVTAEQLIATLNINGNGSDNLASNADVTSGAQRGNNGASSANLRGQGSDSTLVLLNGRRVATHGMKGSAVDLNSIPMAAVERVEVLKDGASAVYGTDAIGGVINFILRKNYKGLEAQAFTDVAEASGGEIGRASLTGGWGDLDTQGWNVLATLSHSENKALRGNQRDFVNTFQPNRGVSVDTRGTPSGNIFATTLAPTLLSRTGTGPTLPGSSVAYNGISLLDLPGGAGCDSIDGMGAYDEKLWDTPGAAYGCAWDTGRAAVLQQPVKNTNALGRATFRIGEHELFAEGVASRVEVSKRFSPNQISPSASTFGPSSFYPSTGAAYNDVYNALVKTFPGISANYGLPIAYRWRCMECGNREITTETKASRVLVGADGPLTLFGNRYDYRVGLSRAYSESESLLGTGYNYTVALRDVLGSGIVNPFLLPGQTQSQAAIDAIRATSAAGVVMYGGKTTLTQFDAALSGEIFKLPAGAVMMALGTDLRREEYKFNGDLRAVSARPAILNAPFDDVNALPKVSRDIKAVYAEMLVPVTQALELTFAIRRDDYTGFGATTNPKVSFRYQPIPQLMFRGSYNEGFRAPSFNQLFNGVTESQYVGKDLADPATCPSGRVDTAVAGCQAVNPVVLTGGKPTLGPETAKQASLGVVFEPAGGFSANADLWEIRKENTIDSFNAVTMIANYSLFQDQFIRDAAGNLTEIDQRWLNAGERITRGLEVGARMTGKFSTGSIWGIGIDGSRLLEKKSRATKNAEFGESEIGRFLFTGDLGLKWKHSAYVTYKYGNWSGMLQNIFRSGYTDQVLPGVASGRIKPSEYNSKVDDYSIFHLTANYTGFKNLTLTAGIKNILDEDPPFAITYDSNTGAGSSWEPRVADPRGRSFTMMATYKFF; encoded by the coding sequence GTGAAATTGAAGAAACTGGCCCAGCTGATCGCCTTGATGGGGGCGGTCGCCCCTGCTGCCATGCCGCTCGTGGCGCAAGCGCAAACCGACACGTCGATGCAGCGGGTGGAAATCACCGGCTCGAGCATCAAGCGTATCGCCAAGGAGGGCGCGCTGCCGGTTGAAATCATTTCGCGCAAGCAGATCGAAGACCAGGGCATCGTGACGGCCGAGCAACTCATCGCCACGCTGAACATCAATGGCAATGGCTCGGACAATCTGGCCTCGAATGCCGACGTCACGTCGGGCGCCCAGCGCGGCAACAACGGCGCGTCCAGCGCCAACCTGCGCGGCCAGGGTTCCGATTCGACGCTGGTGCTGCTCAATGGCCGGCGCGTCGCCACGCACGGCATGAAAGGCTCGGCGGTCGACCTGAATTCGATCCCGATGGCGGCGGTCGAGCGCGTCGAAGTGCTCAAGGATGGCGCGTCGGCCGTGTACGGCACCGACGCCATCGGCGGCGTGATCAACTTCATCCTGCGCAAGAACTACAAGGGCCTGGAAGCGCAAGCCTTCACCGACGTGGCCGAGGCAAGCGGCGGCGAAATCGGCCGCGCCAGCCTCACCGGCGGCTGGGGCGACCTCGATACGCAGGGCTGGAACGTGCTGGCGACGCTGTCCCACAGCGAGAACAAGGCGCTGCGCGGCAACCAGCGCGATTTCGTCAACACCTTCCAGCCGAACCGCGGCGTGTCGGTCGATACGCGCGGTACGCCGAGCGGCAATATCTTCGCCACGACGCTGGCGCCAACGCTGCTCTCGCGTACCGGCACTGGCCCGACCCTGCCGGGCAGCAGCGTTGCCTACAACGGCATCAGCCTGCTCGACCTGCCAGGCGGCGCCGGGTGCGACAGCATCGACGGCATGGGCGCGTACGACGAAAAACTGTGGGACACGCCGGGCGCCGCCTATGGCTGCGCCTGGGATACGGGCCGCGCAGCGGTGCTGCAGCAGCCGGTCAAGAACACCAACGCGCTGGGCCGCGCCACCTTCCGCATCGGTGAGCACGAGCTGTTCGCCGAAGGCGTCGCGTCGCGCGTCGAAGTCTCCAAGCGCTTCTCGCCGAACCAGATTTCGCCATCGGCGTCGACCTTCGGTCCGAGCTCGTTCTACCCAAGCACGGGCGCGGCTTACAACGACGTCTACAACGCACTGGTCAAGACCTTCCCCGGCATCTCGGCCAACTACGGCTTGCCGATCGCGTACCGCTGGCGCTGCATGGAGTGCGGCAACCGCGAGATCACCACCGAGACCAAGGCCAGCCGCGTGCTGGTGGGCGCCGATGGGCCGCTGACCCTGTTCGGCAACCGCTACGATTACCGCGTCGGCCTGTCGCGCGCCTACAGCGAATCGGAATCGCTGCTGGGCACCGGCTACAACTACACGGTGGCGCTGCGCGATGTGCTCGGTTCGGGCATCGTCAACCCGTTCCTGCTGCCGGGCCAGACCCAGAGTCAGGCCGCGATCGACGCGATCCGCGCTACCTCGGCTGCCGGTGTCGTCATGTACGGCGGTAAAACGACGCTGACCCAGTTCGACGCCGCGCTGTCGGGCGAAATCTTCAAGCTGCCGGCCGGCGCCGTGATGATGGCGCTGGGCACCGACCTGCGCCGCGAAGAATACAAGTTCAATGGCGACCTGCGCGCCGTCAGTGCGCGCCCGGCGATCCTGAATGCGCCGTTCGATGACGTCAATGCGCTGCCGAAGGTGAGCCGCGACATCAAGGCCGTGTATGCCGAGATGCTGGTGCCGGTCACGCAGGCGCTGGAGCTGACGTTCGCCATCCGCCGCGACGATTACACGGGCTTTGGCGCGACGACCAATCCGAAGGTCTCGTTCCGCTACCAGCCGATCCCGCAACTGATGTTCCGCGGTTCGTACAACGAGGGCTTCCGCGCGCCGTCGTTCAACCAGCTGTTCAACGGCGTGACCGAGAGCCAGTATGTCGGCAAGGACCTGGCCGATCCGGCTACCTGCCCAAGCGGCCGTGTCGACACCGCAGTCGCCGGTTGCCAGGCCGTCAATCCGGTTGTTCTCACCGGCGGCAAGCCCACGCTGGGCCCGGAGACAGCCAAGCAGGCCAGCCTGGGCGTCGTGTTCGAGCCGGCCGGCGGCTTCTCGGCCAATGCCGACCTGTGGGAAATCCGCAAGGAAAACACGATCGACTCGTTCAACGCGGTGACCATGATCGCGAACTACAGCCTGTTCCAGGACCAGTTCATCCGCGACGCCGCCGGCAACCTGACCGAGATCGATCAGCGCTGGCTCAATGCGGGCGAACGCATCACGCGCGGCCTCGAAGTCGGCGCCCGCATGACCGGCAAGTTCAGCACCGGTTCGATCTGGGGCATCGGCATCGACGGTTCGCGCCTGCTCGAGAAGAAGTCGCGCGCCACGAAGAACGCCGAATTCGGCGAGAGCGAAATCGGCCGCTTCCTGTTCACCGGCGACCTGGGCCTGAAGTGGAAGCACAGCGCCTACGTGACCTACAAATACGGCAACTGGAGCGGCATGCTGCAGAATATCTTCCGCTCGGGTTACACCGACCAGGTGCTGCCAGGCGTGGCCAGCGGCCGCATCAAGCCGTCCGAGTACAACAGCAAGGTGGACGACTATTCGATCTTCCACCTGACCGCAAATTACACGGGCTTCAAGAACCTGACGCTCACCGCCGGCATCAAGAACATCCTGGACGAAGATCCACCGTTCGCGATCACCTACGACAGCAACACGGGCGCCGGCAGCAGCTGGGAGCCGCGTGTAGCCGACCCGCGCGGCCGTTCATTCACGATGATGGCAACCTACAAATTCTTCTGA
- a CDS encoding heme-binding protein yields MKFRSAAAALLSLSLLLSCPVVQAQAQEQDKVLHMFLSTSETGLDPAVASDNATLSLLENLFDPLLRYDYLARPATLRPNTATAMPTVSSDGLTYTFRIRPGIHFTPDPAFKGRKREVTAADYVYSLKRLYDPALKSPWAYMFEGKIAGDAALRARFGPDVPVAGLQAPDRYTLRIQLAAPDNNFLFYLATAASSVVAREVIEAYPGQAGNHPIGTGPFMLGQWKRSDRIVLLANPDSTAVFAATPGDDPQDRAIAAALEGKRLPRVDRVEVRIAEEFQGRMLGFLNADYDYLEQIPESMTEMVVQDGALKPDLAARGIVLSRFPVLQTYYMWMNMTDPVVGGYSKDRIALRRAISMAYNSAEDIALLKKGFAIKAESPLPPNVRGYDPRYRSPVPYNPALANALLDRHGYDGRDPDGFRRAPDGKPLTLTMHSEATVGGRLRDELWRKCLNAIGVRVVFKSDKKTEIIKASRLGTVQMFESNWIADFPDGDNFYQLLYGPNAGRANYARFNLPQYNVRYEKARLLQDGAERNTLYFEMNQLLHAYNPWVPLTHVLSGDLRHPWLKNYKRHPVEFTNWRYLDIDVAQRARSVRGTR; encoded by the coding sequence ATGAAATTTCGCTCCGCCGCTGCTGCGCTGCTGTCGCTGTCATTGCTCCTGTCATGCCCGGTCGTGCAGGCGCAGGCACAGGAGCAGGACAAGGTCCTGCACATGTTCCTCTCCACGAGCGAGACCGGACTCGACCCGGCGGTCGCGTCCGACAACGCCACGCTGTCGCTGCTGGAAAACCTGTTCGATCCGCTGCTGCGCTACGACTACCTGGCGCGCCCGGCCACGCTGCGCCCCAACACGGCCACGGCCATGCCGACCGTCAGCAGCGACGGCCTGACCTACACCTTCCGCATCCGCCCCGGCATCCACTTCACGCCCGACCCCGCGTTCAAGGGCCGCAAGCGCGAAGTCACGGCGGCCGACTATGTCTACAGCCTCAAGCGTTTATATGATCCGGCGCTCAAGTCGCCCTGGGCCTATATGTTCGAAGGCAAGATCGCAGGCGACGCCGCGCTGCGCGCGCGCTTCGGCCCGGATGTGCCGGTGGCCGGCCTGCAGGCGCCGGACCGCTACACGCTGCGTATCCAGCTGGCCGCGCCTGACAACAACTTCCTGTTCTATCTGGCGACGGCGGCCAGCAGCGTGGTGGCGCGCGAAGTGATCGAAGCGTATCCGGGCCAGGCGGGCAATCACCCGATCGGCACCGGGCCGTTCATGCTGGGGCAGTGGAAGCGCAGCGACCGTATCGTGCTGCTGGCCAATCCGGATTCCACCGCCGTGTTCGCGGCCACGCCGGGCGACGACCCGCAAGACCGGGCGATTGCCGCCGCACTGGAAGGCAAGCGCCTGCCGCGCGTAGACCGGGTCGAGGTGCGCATCGCCGAGGAATTCCAGGGCCGCATGCTGGGCTTTTTGAATGCCGACTACGATTACCTGGAGCAGATTCCCGAATCGATGACCGAGATGGTCGTGCAGGACGGCGCCTTGAAGCCCGACCTGGCGGCGCGCGGGATCGTGCTGTCGCGCTTTCCGGTATTGCAGACCTACTATATGTGGATGAACATGACCGACCCGGTCGTGGGCGGCTACAGCAAGGACCGCATTGCATTGCGGCGTGCAATCTCGATGGCGTACAACAGCGCCGAAGACATTGCGCTACTGAAAAAAGGGTTTGCGATCAAGGCCGAGTCGCCGCTGCCGCCGAATGTGCGCGGTTACGATCCGCGCTACCGCAGTCCGGTGCCGTACAACCCGGCGCTGGCCAATGCCTTGCTCGACCGCCATGGCTACGACGGGCGCGACCCGGACGGTTTTCGGCGCGCGCCCGATGGCAAACCGCTGACCTTGACGATGCACAGCGAAGCGACCGTGGGCGGGCGCCTGCGCGATGAACTGTGGCGAAAATGCCTGAATGCCATCGGTGTGCGCGTCGTGTTCAAGTCCGACAAGAAAACGGAGATCATCAAGGCCTCGCGCCTCGGAACGGTGCAAATGTTCGAGAGTAACTGGATCGCCGATTTCCCCGACGGCGACAACTTTTATCAGCTGTTGTACGGGCCGAATGCAGGCCGCGCGAACTACGCGCGTTTCAACCTGCCTCAATACAATGTGCGCTATGAAAAAGCACGCTTGCTGCAGGATGGTGCAGAGCGGAACACACTCTATTTTGAGATGAACCAGCTGCTCCACGCGTACAACCCATGGGTGCCTTTGACCCATGTTTTATCGGGCGATTTGCGGCATCCGTGGTTGAAAAACTACAAACGCCATCCCGTCGAATTCACGAACTGGCGCTACCTCGATATCGATGTTGCGCAAAGGGCACGCTCGGTCAGGGGCACGCGATAG
- a CDS encoding LD-carboxypeptidase, with amino-acid sequence MKINRRSFGAIAAAMSTIASGAAAARVPSRSMPKLIKPPRLRRGDVVGLIAPGGYTNDAAIEKAVRNIEGLGFRVKPGAYLREVFGNYAGSSQQRLADLHAMFADPEVKAIWPIRGGSGCISLLSGLDVALIRRNPKVLIGYSDITALHLAIFKQTGLVTFHGPVASSTLTDYATQHMMAVLTEPQATYTIAMSPENAERAAQAPHFGIHTFTHGVATGPLMGGNLSMVAALAGTPYAADIKNSILFLEDVNEAPYRIDRWMTQLDLAGGFANAAALVVGICQNCGPEHEDVSLTLERTLALHLHPLVIPAVSGYSIGHIRNQFTLPMGVRARLDTQAQTITLLEAAVS; translated from the coding sequence ATGAAGATCAACCGCCGCAGTTTTGGTGCCATCGCCGCTGCCATGTCCACTATCGCGTCCGGCGCTGCCGCTGCGCGCGTGCCTTCGCGTTCCATGCCCAAGCTGATCAAACCTCCACGCCTGCGCCGGGGCGACGTCGTCGGCCTGATCGCGCCAGGCGGCTACACGAACGATGCCGCCATCGAGAAAGCCGTGCGCAATATCGAGGGGCTGGGTTTCAGGGTTAAACCTGGCGCCTATCTGCGCGAGGTGTTCGGCAACTACGCGGGATCAAGCCAGCAGCGCCTGGCCGACCTGCATGCGATGTTCGCCGATCCCGAGGTCAAGGCGATCTGGCCGATCCGCGGTGGCTCGGGCTGTATCTCGCTGTTGTCCGGGCTGGATGTCGCGCTGATCCGCCGCAATCCGAAAGTCCTGATCGGGTATTCGGACATTACGGCGCTGCACCTGGCGATCTTCAAGCAGACCGGCCTCGTGACGTTCCATGGGCCAGTGGCCTCGTCGACGCTGACCGACTATGCGACGCAGCACATGATGGCAGTGCTGACCGAACCTCAGGCGACCTACACGATTGCGATGTCGCCTGAAAACGCCGAACGCGCCGCGCAGGCGCCGCACTTCGGCATCCATACCTTCACGCATGGCGTGGCCACGGGGCCGCTCATGGGCGGCAACCTGTCGATGGTCGCGGCGCTGGCCGGCACGCCGTATGCGGCCGATATCAAGAACAGTATCCTGTTCCTGGAAGACGTCAACGAGGCGCCGTACCGGATCGACCGCTGGATGACGCAATTGGACCTGGCCGGAGGCTTTGCCAATGCGGCGGCGCTGGTGGTGGGGATTTGCCAGAACTGCGGGCCGGAACACGAAGACGTATCGCTGACGCTCGAGCGCACGCTGGCATTGCACCTGCATCCGCTGGTCATTCCGGCAGTGAGCGGCTATTCCATTGGACATATCCGCAACCAGTTCACGCTGCCCATGGGTGTGCGGGCGAGGCTCGATACGCAGGCGCAGACGATCACGCTGCTGGAAGCGGCGGTGTCCTGA
- a CDS encoding acetyl-CoA C-acyltransferase, whose protein sequence is MNDPVVIVGAARTPMGAFQGDFSSKTASDLGAVAIQAAVQRAGVDPAAVEHVYFGNCLMAGQGQAPARQALIKAGLPMSTGAVTLSKMCGSAMQAAIFAHDQLVAGSADVVVAGGMESMTGAPYLIPKARGGYRIGHAPMFDHMMLDGLEDAYSRNEKTGEGRSMGTFAEECVASYGFTREEQDNFAIASVKRAQAAATDGGFDWEIAPVTVTSRAGDTVIDKDEGPLKAKVDKIPSLKPAFKKDGTVTAASSSSINDGAAALVMMRESTAKELGLTPIARVLGHATHAQEPNLFTTAPIGAMQKLFKKTGWTAGDVDLYEINEAFAAVPMAAMRDLAIPHEKVNVHGGACALGHPIGASGARIVVTLLGALKRTGGKRGVAALCIGGGEATAMAIELV, encoded by the coding sequence ATGAACGATCCAGTCGTTATCGTCGGCGCCGCGCGCACCCCGATGGGCGCCTTCCAGGGCGATTTTTCCAGCAAAACCGCCAGTGACCTGGGCGCCGTCGCGATCCAGGCCGCCGTGCAGCGCGCCGGCGTCGATCCTGCCGCCGTCGAACACGTCTACTTCGGCAACTGCCTGATGGCGGGCCAGGGCCAGGCCCCGGCGCGCCAGGCGCTGATCAAGGCCGGCCTGCCGATGTCCACCGGCGCCGTGACGCTCTCCAAGATGTGCGGCTCGGCGATGCAGGCGGCGATCTTCGCGCACGACCAGCTGGTGGCCGGCAGCGCCGACGTCGTCGTCGCCGGCGGCATGGAATCGATGACCGGCGCGCCCTACCTGATCCCCAAGGCGCGCGGCGGCTACCGCATCGGCCACGCGCCGATGTTCGACCACATGATGCTCGATGGCCTCGAAGACGCCTACTCGCGCAACGAGAAAACCGGTGAAGGCCGCTCGATGGGCACCTTCGCCGAAGAGTGCGTCGCGAGCTACGGCTTCACGCGCGAAGAGCAGGACAACTTCGCAATTGCCTCGGTCAAGCGCGCGCAGGCGGCCGCTACCGACGGCGGCTTCGATTGGGAAATCGCGCCCGTCACCGTCACCAGCCGCGCTGGCGACACCGTCATCGACAAGGACGAAGGCCCGCTCAAGGCCAAGGTCGACAAGATCCCGTCTTTGAAGCCAGCGTTCAAGAAGGATGGCACCGTCACGGCCGCTTCGTCGTCGTCGATCAACGACGGCGCCGCCGCTCTCGTGATGATGCGCGAATCGACCGCCAAAGAACTGGGCCTGACGCCGATCGCGCGCGTGCTCGGTCACGCCACGCATGCGCAGGAACCGAACCTGTTTACCACCGCCCCGATCGGCGCGATGCAAAAGCTGTTCAAAAAAACCGGCTGGACGGCGGGCGACGTCGACCTGTACGAGATCAACGAAGCCTTTGCTGCGGTGCCGATGGCGGCGATGCGCGACCTGGCCATCCCGCACGAGAAGGTCAATGTGCACGGCGGCGCCTGCGCGCTGGGCCACCCGATCGGCGCCTCGGGCGCGCGCATCGTCGTCACGCTGCTCGGCGCGCTCAAGCGCACCGGAGGCAAGCGCGGTGTGGCGGCGCTGTGCATCGGCGGCGGCGAGGCCACGGCGATGGCGATCGAGCTGGTGTAA
- a CDS encoding GNAT family N-acetyltransferase: MNGPLTLQALVPEQLPQLFMYLDDQLQENGRGAVPLFQPISRGQSRLPPDKAASFAASFTVPFGQPRWRRMWLALDARGAIAGHVDLRARPEIAAYHRALLGMGVHRDHRGAGLGRQLVEHALAWASVTPPLEWVDLDVLSGNLAARRLYERAGFVVTGEVHDLYRIDGESHGSVTMSRRLAPHPR; the protein is encoded by the coding sequence GTGAACGGGCCGTTGACCCTGCAGGCGTTGGTGCCGGAACAGCTGCCGCAGCTGTTCATGTACCTCGACGACCAGTTGCAGGAAAACGGCCGCGGCGCCGTGCCGCTGTTCCAGCCCATCTCGCGCGGGCAATCGCGCCTTCCACCCGACAAGGCGGCGTCGTTTGCCGCCAGTTTTACGGTGCCGTTCGGCCAGCCGCGCTGGCGCCGCATGTGGCTCGCGCTCGACGCCCGGGGCGCGATCGCCGGCCACGTCGACCTGCGCGCGCGGCCTGAAATTGCGGCCTACCACCGCGCGCTGCTGGGCATGGGCGTGCACCGCGATCACCGCGGGGCAGGACTGGGCCGCCAGCTGGTCGAGCACGCGCTGGCATGGGCCAGCGTCACGCCGCCACTCGAATGGGTCGATCTGGATGTCCTGTCGGGCAATCTGGCGGCGCGCCGGCTGTACGAGCGCGCCGGGTTCGTCGTCACCGGTGAGGTGCACGACTTGTACCGGATCGATGGCGAGTCGCACGGCTCGGTGACGATGAGCCGGCGCCTTGCGCCACACCCGAGGTAG
- a CDS encoding MerR family DNA-binding transcriptional regulator: MPTTYTIAELAREFDITARAIRFYEDQGLLSPKREGVGGRNRVYTPRDRTRLKLTLRGKRLGLTLSEIKSIVDMYESPKDTQAQIDRFLAVLGQQRVTLEQQRADIEMALEEIVAHEEECRRLLGGNRADGEAGRDAA, from the coding sequence ATGCCGACTACCTATACCATCGCCGAACTGGCGCGCGAATTCGATATCACTGCACGGGCCATCCGTTTCTATGAAGACCAGGGCCTGCTCAGCCCGAAACGCGAAGGCGTGGGCGGCCGCAACCGTGTGTACACGCCACGCGACAGAACCCGCCTGAAACTGACCCTGCGCGGCAAGCGTCTGGGTTTGACGCTGTCCGAGATCAAGAGCATCGTCGACATGTACGAGTCGCCAAAAGACACGCAGGCGCAGATCGACCGCTTCCTTGCCGTGCTGGGCCAGCAGCGCGTGACGCTCGAACAGCAGCGCGCCGATATCGAGATGGCGCTGGAAGAAATCGTCGCCCACGAAGAAGAATGCCGTCGCCTGCTCGGCGGCAATCGTGCCGACGGTGAAGCCGGCCGCGACGCTGCCTGA
- a CDS encoding acyl-CoA dehydrogenase family protein, protein MILSDEHQMIRDALRSFAQERLAPNAARWDREHHFPREELDELAALGAFGVAVPEQYGGAGLDYVALALVLEEIAAGDGGISTIISVNNCPVCSIAMMYASEAQKQQWLRPLAQGELLGAFALTEPHTGSDAAALRTTAVRDGAHYVINGTKQFITSGKYGDVAIVMAVTDKAAGKKGISAFWVPTNTPGYIVAGVEHKMGQHSSDTAQIVFENCRIPLENLIGEEGMGYKIALSGLEGGRIGIASQAVGMARAAYEAALAYAKERESFGKAIFEHQAVQFRLAEMAMKIEAARQLILHAASMKDAGLPCLKEAAMAKLFASEMAERVVSDAMQVFGGYGYVADFPVERIYRDVRVCQIYEGTSDIQKILIARAL, encoded by the coding sequence ATGATCCTGTCCGACGAACACCAGATGATCCGCGACGCCCTGCGCAGCTTTGCCCAGGAGCGCCTGGCCCCCAACGCTGCGCGCTGGGACCGTGAGCACCATTTCCCGCGCGAAGAGCTGGACGAACTGGCGGCGCTGGGGGCCTTCGGCGTGGCGGTGCCGGAGCAGTATGGCGGCGCTGGCCTGGATTATGTGGCGCTCGCGCTGGTACTCGAAGAAATCGCGGCCGGTGATGGCGGCATCTCCACCATCATCTCGGTCAACAACTGCCCCGTGTGCAGCATCGCGATGATGTATGCGAGCGAAGCGCAGAAACAGCAGTGGCTGCGGCCCCTGGCGCAGGGTGAGCTGCTGGGCGCATTCGCGCTGACCGAGCCGCACACCGGCAGCGACGCTGCGGCGCTGCGCACGACCGCAGTGCGCGATGGCGCGCATTACGTCATCAACGGCACCAAGCAGTTCATCACCAGCGGCAAGTACGGCGACGTGGCAATCGTCATGGCCGTCACCGACAAGGCGGCCGGCAAGAAGGGCATCAGCGCGTTCTGGGTGCCCACCAACACGCCCGGCTACATCGTGGCCGGCGTTGAACACAAGATGGGCCAGCACTCGTCGGACACGGCGCAGATCGTGTTCGAGAATTGCCGCATTCCGCTGGAGAACCTGATCGGCGAAGAAGGCATGGGCTACAAGATCGCGCTGTCGGGCCTGGAGGGCGGGCGCATCGGCATCGCGTCCCAGGCGGTCGGCATGGCGCGCGCCGCATACGAGGCCGCGCTGGCGTATGCGAAGGAGCGTGAGAGCTTCGGCAAGGCGATCTTCGAGCACCAGGCGGTGCAGTTCCGCCTGGCCGAGATGGCCATGAAGATCGAGGCTGCGCGCCAGCTGATCCTGCATGCGGCGTCGATGAAGGATGCCGGCCTGCCCTGCCTGAAGGAAGCCGCGATGGCCAAGCTGTTCGCGTCCGAAATGGCCGAGCGCGTGGTGTCCGATGCGATGCAGGTGTTCGGCGGCTACGGCTACGTGGCTGATTTCCCGGTCGAGCGCATCTACCGCGATGTGCGCGTGTGCCAGATCTACGAAGGCACCAGCGACATCCAGAAGATCCTGATCGCCCGCGCGTTGTGA
- a CDS encoding isovaleryl-CoA dehydrogenase: MLHLPGLTFDHGDDIAALREAVQQFAASEIAPRAAEIDRSDQFPMDLWKKMGELGLLGITVSEEYGGANMGYLAHIVAMEEISRASASVGLSYGAHSNLCVNQIKRNGTEAQKQHYLPKLISGEHIGALAMSEPNAGSDVVSMRLRAELKGDRYVLNGTKMWITNGPDAETLVVYAKTDPEAGARGMTAFLIEKGFKGFSIAQKLDKLGMRGSHTGELVFQDCEVPVENVLGGVGKGVNVLMSGLDFERTVLSGGPLGIMSACMDVVVPYIHDRKQFGQAIGEFQLMQGKIADMYSTMMACRAYVYAVGQACDRATGPEQIRALRKDAAGAILYSAEKATWMAGEAIQTLGGNGYINEYPVGRLWRDAKLYEIGAGTSEIRRMLIGRELFGETM, from the coding sequence ATGCTGCACCTTCCAGGCCTGACTTTTGACCATGGCGACGATATCGCCGCGCTGCGCGAAGCCGTCCAGCAATTCGCCGCCAGCGAAATCGCGCCGCGCGCGGCCGAGATCGACCGCAGCGACCAGTTCCCGATGGATTTGTGGAAGAAGATGGGCGAACTCGGCCTGCTGGGCATCACAGTGAGCGAGGAATACGGCGGCGCAAACATGGGCTACCTGGCCCACATCGTGGCGATGGAAGAAATCTCGCGTGCTTCGGCCTCGGTCGGCCTGTCCTACGGCGCCCACTCGAACCTGTGCGTCAATCAGATCAAGCGCAACGGCACCGAAGCGCAAAAGCAGCACTACCTGCCCAAGCTGATTTCGGGCGAGCACATCGGCGCACTGGCGATGTCAGAGCCGAACGCCGGGTCGGACGTGGTCAGCATGCGCCTGCGCGCCGAACTCAAGGGCGACCGCTACGTGCTCAATGGCACCAAGATGTGGATTACCAACGGCCCCGATGCCGAGACGCTGGTCGTCTACGCCAAGACCGATCCCGAAGCAGGCGCGCGCGGCATGACCGCCTTCCTGATCGAAAAAGGTTTCAAAGGTTTCTCGATCGCGCAAAAGCTCGACAAGCTGGGCATGCGCGGCTCGCACACGGGCGAACTGGTGTTCCAGGATTGCGAGGTACCCGTCGAGAACGTGCTGGGCGGCGTCGGCAAGGGCGTCAATGTCCTGATGTCGGGCCTGGACTTCGAGCGCACCGTGCTGTCAGGCGGCCCGCTGGGCATCATGTCGGCCTGCATGGACGTGGTGGTGCCGTACATCCACGACCGCAAGCAGTTCGGCCAGGCCATTGGCGAATTCCAGCTCATGCAGGGCAAGATCGCCGACATGTACTCGACCATGATGGCTTGCCGCGCCTATGTGTACGCGGTCGGCCAGGCCTGCGACCGCGCCACGGGCCCGGAGCAGATCCGCGCCCTGCGCAAGGACGCCGCCGGCGCCATCCTGTACAGCGCCGAAAAAGCCACGTGGATGGCCGGCGAAGCGATCCAGACGCTGGGCGGCAACGGCTACATCAATGAATACCCGGTCGGCCGCCTGTGGCGCGACGCCAAGCTGTACGAAATCGGCGCCGGCACCAGCGAGATCCGCCGCATGCTGATCGGCCGCGAGCTGTTCGGCGAGACCATGTAA
- a CDS encoding SDR family oxidoreductase: MPTVLIVGASRGIGHEMAAQYRQDGWRVIATARKQEDCDGLVALGAEAHQLEVLDAASIAALAWRLDDEKIDSAWLVAGVYGPSQGSFPTGPEFDTVMHTNVLSAMRLIPVVAPLLADSKGKLAVLSSRMGSIGERSGANGTLYRASKAALNSVLKDAAITYGAQGVTCIAFHPGWVQTDMGGSGAALTVQDSVRDLRATLDKVDAGANGSFLNHDGEPIAW, from the coding sequence ATGCCCACCGTATTGATCGTCGGCGCCTCGCGCGGCATTGGCCATGAAATGGCCGCCCAATATCGCCAGGACGGCTGGCGCGTCATCGCCACCGCACGCAAGCAGGAAGACTGCGATGGCCTCGTCGCGCTGGGCGCCGAAGCGCACCAGCTCGAAGTGCTCGATGCCGCATCGATCGCCGCGCTGGCCTGGCGCCTGGACGACGAAAAGATCGACAGCGCCTGGCTGGTGGCCGGCGTGTATGGCCCGAGTCAGGGGAGCTTTCCGACCGGCCCTGAGTTCGACACCGTCATGCACACCAATGTGCTCTCGGCGATGCGCCTGATCCCGGTGGTCGCGCCCCTGCTGGCCGACTCGAAGGGCAAGCTGGCAGTGCTGTCGTCGCGCATGGGCTCCATCGGCGAGCGCTCGGGCGCCAACGGCACGCTGTACCGCGCCAGCAAGGCTGCGCTCAATTCGGTGCTCAAGGATGCGGCGATCACCTACGGCGCGCAAGGCGTGACCTGCATCGCCTTCCATCCGGGCTGGGTCCAGACCGACATGGGTGGCAGCGGCGCAGCGCTCACCGTGCAGGACAGCGTACGCGATCTGCGCGCCACGCTGGACAAGGTGGACGCGGGCGCCAACGGCAGTTTCCTGAACCACGACGGCGAGCCGATCGCCTGGTAA